The following coding sequences are from one Microbulbifer sp. TB1203 window:
- the fabF gene encoding beta-ketoacyl-ACP synthase II produces MSRRRVVVTGMGMISPLANTLEDSWTAILAGTSGVVPIESFDVSDFSTRFAATVKDFDPALYMPEKEARKMDVFLRFGMAAGIQAMEDSGLEITESNAPRIGACIGSGMGGIAEIERNAMLIAERGPRRVSPFFVPGAIINMVSGNLSIKYGMKGPNLSTTTACTTGTHAVGLGLRTIQYGDADVMVCGGAEMVTTPVGLGGFCAARALSTRNDDPQRASRPWDVDRDGFVLGEGAGVLVLEEYERAVARGAKIYAELIGFGMSGDAYHMTSPPEDGAGAALSMQNALRDAGLSADGIQYINAHGTSTPLGDKAEIQAVHSVFGAAADKLAVSSTKSMTGHLLGAAGAVEAIFSVLALRDQVAPPTINLENPDEACSGINLVPMETQEKAIDAVLSNSFGFGGTNGSLIFKRI; encoded by the coding sequence GTGTCGCGTAGAAGAGTAGTCGTTACCGGAATGGGCATGATCAGCCCCCTGGCCAATACCCTGGAAGATAGCTGGACCGCAATTCTCGCCGGCACCAGTGGGGTAGTACCTATCGAGTCTTTTGATGTCTCGGATTTTTCTACCCGCTTCGCCGCCACGGTAAAGGATTTCGATCCCGCGCTCTACATGCCGGAAAAGGAAGCGCGCAAAATGGATGTATTCCTGCGCTTTGGGATGGCCGCGGGTATCCAGGCAATGGAAGACAGCGGCCTGGAAATTACCGAGAGCAATGCGCCGCGGATAGGCGCTTGTATTGGCTCCGGCATGGGTGGCATCGCCGAGATCGAACGCAACGCCATGTTGATCGCAGAGCGGGGCCCGCGCCGCGTTTCCCCCTTCTTTGTGCCGGGCGCCATTATCAATATGGTTTCCGGCAACCTGTCGATCAAATACGGAATGAAGGGCCCCAATCTTTCCACTACCACCGCTTGCACCACAGGCACCCACGCGGTGGGTCTGGGCTTGCGCACGATTCAGTACGGCGACGCCGATGTGATGGTGTGCGGCGGGGCGGAAATGGTTACCACCCCGGTGGGCCTGGGCGGTTTCTGCGCAGCGCGTGCGCTGTCCACCCGCAACGACGATCCCCAGCGGGCCAGCCGCCCCTGGGATGTGGATCGGGACGGCTTCGTGCTGGGCGAGGGCGCCGGGGTACTGGTGCTGGAAGAGTACGAGCGGGCCGTGGCGCGCGGGGCGAAGATCTACGCGGAGCTGATCGGCTTCGGCATGAGCGGTGATGCATACCACATGACCTCGCCGCCGGAAGACGGCGCCGGCGCAGCCCTGTCCATGCAGAACGCGCTCAGGGATGCTGGGCTGTCGGCGGACGGCATCCAGTACATCAACGCCCACGGCACTTCCACACCCTTGGGAGATAAGGCGGAGATTCAGGCCGTGCACTCGGTGTTCGGTGCCGCCGCCGACAAGCTGGCAGTGAGTTCCACCAAGTCCATGACCGGTCACTTGCTGGGTGCCGCGGGAGCGGTGGAGGCAATTTTCTCGGTGCTGGCCCTGCGCGATCAGGTGGCTCCACCCACCATCAATCTCGAGAACCCGGACGAAGCCTGCAGCGGCATCAACCTAGTGCCTATGGAGACCCAGGAGAAGGCTATCGATGCGGTGCTGTCCAACTCCTTTGGTTTTGGCGGCACCAACGGATCGCTGATCTTCAAGCGGATCTGA
- a CDS encoding aminotransferase class IV — protein MTTLPLFFEKAAAVVSQPPDDAYTDGLLETMRCQSGRVPLWPLHRARLLRCSRMGEGELAEIEQALKRIAADCPVPAAKLRLRLGYRGGRRCWDISLLPLEPTPELEEGARLFLCTGRLPGGKTANPGCKSLDRAGYNRAKAELPPGETCDGLLLDTGGWVIESLRCNLLLRLDGAWITPDLRRCGVRGVMRDWLGARIPLEEADIDLETLCAAEEVALCNSLRGVMPVRELIDHCRWLPGPETRQLQRWIAEELW, from the coding sequence ATGACCACACTCCCGCTCTTCTTTGAAAAGGCTGCCGCCGTGGTCTCCCAGCCACCGGACGACGCCTACACCGACGGACTGCTCGAGACCATGCGCTGCCAGAGTGGCCGGGTACCCCTGTGGCCGCTGCACCGCGCCCGCCTGCTTCGCTGCAGTCGAATGGGGGAAGGGGAGTTGGCCGAAATAGAACAGGCTCTGAAGCGAATCGCCGCCGACTGCCCGGTCCCGGCCGCCAAACTGCGTTTGCGCCTGGGGTATCGGGGCGGCCGCCGGTGCTGGGATATCAGCCTGCTGCCGCTGGAGCCCACGCCGGAACTGGAAGAGGGCGCCCGCCTTTTCCTCTGCACCGGGCGGCTGCCGGGCGGTAAAACTGCCAACCCGGGCTGCAAATCCCTTGACCGCGCGGGATATAATCGCGCCAAAGCCGAGTTGCCCCCCGGGGAGACCTGCGACGGTCTGCTGTTGGACACTGGGGGTTGGGTGATCGAAAGCCTGCGCTGCAACCTGCTGCTAAGGCTGGACGGCGCCTGGATCACACCGGACCTGAGGCGCTGTGGGGTTCGGGGAGTAATGCGTGACTGGCTGGGTGCGCGGATTCCCCTGGAGGAAGCAGATATCGATCTCGAGACCTTGTGCGCCGCGGAGGAAGTGGCGCTGTGCAACAGCCTCCGGGGCGTTATGCCGGTACGGGAACTGATTGACCATTGCCGTTGGCTGCCGGGCCCGGAGACCCGTCAGCTGCAGCGGTGGATTGCGGAAGAGTTGTGGTGA
- the mltG gene encoding endolytic transglycosylase MltG, which yields MKKKQAKAKKRPWRHLLGASVLLLLIAAASLWAMQAVLVRPLAVGDDGLRFEVSSGGNLSRALRDLERRGVLQWPRLVLAYAYWKGKTGIHAGEYLVPVGSNAKDLVERLNRGDVTRYRLTLVEGWTFRQALEQVRAGRNIVKSEEGADAARAARALGFDGESPEGWIFPDTYVYHSGTTDIELLRQAYRRMQRILEEEWQVRDDNLPYSSSYEALIMASLIEKETGQPSERSEIAGVFVRRLNKGMRLQTDPAVIYGLGEEFDGNLTRAHLRESSPYNTYVIDGLPPTPIALPGREAIRAALNPKAGDSLYFVGKGDGSHHFSATLAEHNRAVQEYQLKRRANYRSSPAPKENREN from the coding sequence GTGAAGAAGAAACAAGCTAAAGCGAAAAAGCGCCCCTGGCGCCACCTGCTGGGTGCCTCCGTCCTGTTGCTGCTGATCGCGGCGGCTTCCCTGTGGGCGATGCAGGCCGTCCTGGTGCGGCCGCTGGCGGTTGGGGACGATGGGCTGCGTTTCGAGGTGAGCAGCGGCGGCAACCTGTCGCGAGCTCTCCGGGACCTGGAGCGGCGCGGCGTACTCCAGTGGCCGCGGCTGGTGCTCGCCTATGCCTACTGGAAGGGCAAGACCGGAATCCACGCGGGCGAATACCTGGTGCCGGTGGGTAGTAACGCCAAGGACCTGGTGGAGCGCTTGAACCGCGGCGACGTCACCCGCTACCGGCTCACCCTGGTGGAAGGCTGGACTTTTCGCCAGGCCCTGGAGCAGGTACGCGCCGGCCGCAATATCGTCAAGTCTGAGGAGGGCGCGGACGCCGCCCGTGCCGCTCGCGCGCTGGGGTTCGACGGCGAAAGCCCCGAAGGCTGGATTTTTCCGGACACCTATGTCTATCACTCCGGCACTACGGATATCGAGCTGCTGCGGCAGGCCTACCGACGTATGCAGCGAATCCTGGAAGAGGAGTGGCAGGTTCGCGACGACAATCTCCCCTACAGCTCTTCCTATGAAGCGCTGATCATGGCTTCGCTGATCGAAAAGGAGACCGGCCAGCCCTCGGAGCGCAGTGAGATTGCCGGTGTTTTTGTGCGTCGCCTGAACAAGGGCATGCGCCTGCAGACGGACCCGGCGGTGATTTACGGCCTGGGCGAGGAATTTGATGGCAACCTGACCCGAGCCCACCTACGGGAGTCCAGCCCTTACAATACCTATGTCATCGACGGGCTGCCGCCCACACCCATCGCCCTGCCGGGGCGCGAAGCCATTCGTGCGGCATTGAACCCGAAGGCGGGCGACAGCCTGTATTTTGTCGGCAAGGGCGACGGTTCGCATCACTTTTCGGCCACCCTGGCGGAGCACAACCGCGCGGTACAGGAATACCAGCTGAAGCGCCGCGCGAACTATCGCTCCAGCCCGGCCCCGAAAGAAAACAGGGAAAACTGA
- the tmk gene encoding dTMP kinase, with product MRRGKFITLEGGEGVGKSTNLQFITGWLRDRGIAFIQTREPGGTPLAEELRELLLCNRDEAVDPTAELLMVFAARAQHIARVIEPALARGDWVICDRFTDATYAYQGGGRQLDRTLIAQLEQTVQGDLRPDRVLLLDLDPQTGLARAADIGAADRFENEQLAFFLRVRAAYRERAEAAPERYAVIDASQPLEQVQRQLQTELERLVSPTSE from the coding sequence TTGCGGCGCGGAAAATTTATCACCCTCGAGGGTGGCGAGGGGGTGGGCAAGTCCACCAACCTTCAGTTCATTACCGGCTGGCTGCGGGATCGCGGTATCGCCTTTATACAGACACGGGAACCCGGCGGCACGCCGCTGGCGGAAGAACTGCGCGAGCTGCTATTGTGCAACCGCGACGAAGCGGTGGACCCCACAGCCGAACTGCTGATGGTCTTTGCCGCCCGCGCCCAGCATATCGCCCGCGTCATCGAGCCGGCGCTGGCCCGCGGCGACTGGGTGATCTGCGACCGTTTCACTGATGCCACCTACGCCTACCAGGGCGGCGGTCGCCAGCTCGACCGTACACTGATCGCCCAACTGGAGCAGACAGTGCAGGGAGACCTGCGCCCGGACAGGGTCCTGTTGCTCGATCTGGACCCGCAGACCGGCCTGGCCCGCGCCGCCGATATCGGCGCTGCCGACCGCTTCGAGAACGAACAGCTCGCCTTCTTCCTGCGGGTGCGCGCCGCCTATCGGGAGCGCGCTGAAGCGGCGCCGGAGCGCTACGCAGTGATTGACGCTAGCCAGCCGCTGGAGCAGGTGCAGCGACAGTTGCAAACGGAACTCGAACGGCTCGTTTCACCGACATCTGAATAA
- a CDS encoding DNA polymerase III subunit delta' — protein MPETSENPTLPSPLPWQAEQWQRLGAQWRAGRCPHALLFSGQPGLGKRRFAEAFAALALCEHPRDGLACGGCRGCRLWRAGSHPDFLRVEPEKPGGPLKVEQIRQLGGFVARTSGREGARVVWLAPAEAMNVNAANALLKNLEEPAASVIFLLVSDSPSGLLPTIRSRCQSVAFPAPSEEAALRWLHEGGLDGQSARSALVLSGGAPLLALELVEPEAREAREQFLADLIALAQSAEAPVAVAGRWENPGEGIELSQLLKFWQQWLAQMLRARSCDLTADRQVIGLLQRLPGRGTESLRPLFGFSDQLAEARQLLSGGANPNKRLLLEDLLIRWAKLYA, from the coding sequence GTGCCCGAAACCAGCGAAAACCCAACGCTCCCGTCGCCGCTGCCCTGGCAGGCCGAGCAGTGGCAGCGCCTAGGCGCCCAGTGGCGCGCCGGGCGCTGCCCGCACGCGCTGCTGTTCAGCGGCCAGCCGGGCCTCGGCAAGCGGCGTTTCGCCGAGGCCTTTGCCGCGCTGGCGCTGTGCGAACACCCCCGTGACGGCCTGGCCTGTGGCGGCTGTCGCGGCTGCCGGCTGTGGCGCGCGGGCTCGCACCCGGATTTCCTGCGCGTGGAGCCGGAGAAGCCTGGCGGGCCGCTGAAAGTGGAGCAGATCCGCCAGCTGGGCGGTTTTGTCGCCCGCACCAGTGGCCGCGAAGGTGCACGGGTGGTGTGGCTGGCCCCGGCGGAGGCGATGAACGTCAACGCCGCCAACGCGCTGCTGAAAAACCTTGAGGAGCCCGCCGCATCGGTGATCTTCCTGTTGGTCAGCGACTCGCCCTCCGGCTTGTTACCCACCATTCGCAGTCGCTGCCAGTCAGTGGCTTTCCCCGCACCTTCGGAAGAGGCCGCGCTGCGCTGGCTGCACGAGGGTGGGCTCGACGGACAGTCTGCGCGCAGCGCACTTGTCCTCTCCGGCGGCGCGCCGTTGCTGGCACTGGAGCTGGTGGAACCGGAAGCGCGGGAGGCCCGAGAACAGTTTCTCGCCGACCTGATCGCGCTGGCGCAATCCGCCGAGGCACCGGTGGCCGTAGCAGGGCGCTGGGAGAATCCCGGTGAGGGTATCGAGCTGAGCCAACTGCTGAAATTCTGGCAGCAGTGGCTGGCGCAGATGCTGCGCGCGCGCAGTTGTGACCTGACCGCGGACCGGCAGGTTATCGGGCTGCTGCAGCGGCTGCCCGGCAGGGGGACGGAAAGTCTGCGGCCCCTGTTCGGCTTTTCCGACCAACTGGCTG